GACGCGTCAAATTAATCCCAACAAACTTCAGCCTCTGGGATAACTAAATGTTGCCTTTATCCGATGAAGATCACTTCAGTGCCGTCGTACAAAGCATTTTCTCTCAAAGCACTGTGATAGAAGAGGGAGAAGAACAATTGGAAGGAGTCTTTTAAGAAGTCCACATTTTTTCTTCAACGTTTTGCTTCCTTCGTGCAGAAGGGAGAACCACCGCATTCAACCATTGAGGGGCAACTATTTCAAAGCATCTCGAACCACAGGCAAATGGGTAAGCTTGCGTTAACATCGGCATGCTTCAGTGAAAGAAAGCTTATGGAAGCATAACCATGCTTAACACGCCTGTATAACGCCAGAAATAACTATACAGTTGATTTCGGGTTGTAGATAAAGTGGACATATCCCTTTACAGAACGAATGGAATGATAGTTTACACGACAGACAAGTTTTTTTTCCGCGATATGCTAATGCGGCATATTCAGAATTAAGTTCATATTCAATGGTTGATTTATTAAAAATGTATGTACAGAATATTGAAATGAATTGACATAAAACGTAAAAAGTGGCAAAAGTGGCACTAAGATCCAAAGAAAGGTAAGTTAAATGTCGCCTCCTGGTGTGATTAGTAATAACAAAAACGTACAATAGCTCGCCATTTTGCATGGTTAAATTTACTGTGCGAGTATGGAGTTATATCTGCTTTCATGACTGAATATGTTAATGCATCTTTATTCCCGTTAGAGCAAACCTATGGCGAGGTGAATCAGTTGGGTGGTGTATTCGTCAATGGACGACCTCTGCCTAACGCCATACGACTACGGATAGTGGAGTTGGCCCAGCTTGGAATCAGACCCTGTGATATTAGTAGGCAACTTCGCGTCTCTCACGGCTGTGTGAGCAAGATATTAGCTCGGTACAGCGAAACAGGTTCCATTTTACCCGGTGCCATCGGGGGGAGCAAACCACGGGTTACCACACCGAATGTAGTGAAGAACATAAGGGATTACAAACAAGGTGACCCGGGGATATTTGCCTGGGAGATCCGGGACAGACTACTAGCAGACGGAGTTTGTGACAAATACAACGTGCCCTCAGTCAGCTCCATTAGCCGGATTTTACGGAACAAGATTGGAAATCTTTCCCAGCCAAACCAGTATGAGAGCAGCAAGCAAGCCCCCACACAGGCCGGCCTCTCTTACAACCACATATACCCTTATTCATACCCCAATGCTATGTCACCCAATGGCAAAATGGGCAGCGGTCCCGGTGTACCCGTGACGGCCGGGCATGTAAACATATCAAGGGCCTGGCCATCGGCGCACACTGTCACCAACATTCTGGGTATCAGGGCCTTCATGGATCATCAAGGTGCGTAATATTGAATCTATTTTCTAGACAAATGATTGTTTGTTGATTTATATGGCACCATACATATACACAGTTCTAACCCATTTCCCAATAATTGTCAAAGTGCATTTGGGGTGACTGGCTTGAGCTATTGGACGTGTTTTTCAGTTTATTACTAATTTGTCCATGATGTATGATTTATAAATCATGGTTTGACGAGTAATCATCAGGGAGGAAATTTGCCCTATAAATCTTTGTATGCCTTGGTTTTGTGCCTCACAAGGAAAACGACTTACTCTACAGGCCTACTCACTGGCGCCAAGGCAAGCACCTTGCTTAGGCTACCCGTTAAAGCCTCCTCGTTCCCCGTAGGACATAAGGTCACTCACTATAAGTTCCTACTCGTCATGTTCTTAGTGATATGTTGCCTGTAGGGCCCAGATGTATTGTCGGCCATGGCTGCAGCACTGCCATCAAGGAAACAAATTAAGGTAGCAAGTAGGCCTATAGCATGTAGCCATATTCGAAAGAGCATAATTATTATGCATGCTTGTACGATGATGCGATATAATAATCGATCATTTGATGTGGCATTGAGCATTTTAAATGGCTATAAACGTGTGATAGCCTTGTCCACATTTCCTCCAATAGATTCCCGACGAACAGC
The genomic region above belongs to Oncorhynchus nerka isolate Pitt River linkage group LG18, Oner_Uvic_2.0, whole genome shotgun sequence and contains:
- the LOC115146322 gene encoding paired box protein Pax-1-like, giving the protein MEQTYGEVNQLGGVFVNGRPLPNAIRLRIVELAQLGIRPCDISRQLRVSHGCVSKILARYSETGSILPGAIGGSKPRVTTPNVVKNIRDYKQGDPGIFAWEIRDRLLADGVCDKYNVPSVSSISRILRNKIGNLSQPNQYESSKQAPTQAGLSYNHIYPYSYPNAMSPNGKMGSGPGVPVTAGHVNISRAWPSAHTVTNILGIRAFMDHQAIAGAEGYPQKMEDWSSINRATFPSAQAVNGIDKSAIDADIKYAQPSSTLSSYVPACAYSPSNQYGVYSGPGSYVTPGHPWQSQNSSLSHPSSGMTMHAGDIHSTMPFKHPSREGDRKPPSPLSKQLQQEALSSVHGLNLPTSSS